In the genome of Criblamydia sequanensis CRIB-18, one region contains:
- a CDS encoding GNAT family N-acetyltransferase, whose amino-acid sequence MSNFTIEKASLKEMDFLLAQARNEGWNPGLSDASAFYSTDPNGFFIGKLDGEKIGCISSVAYDANYGFLGFYIVIPKYRGKGYGLKLWNHAISHQETRSIGLDGVVAQQDNYKKSGFRFFYNNIRYGGKVKGLESKELIPINETFFQAIIDFDEPIFGANRSHFLKAWFQMPNSWGYAKKISGSLTGYGWIRKCHSGFKIGPLYAHDQETAREIFLALADRSHNSEIFLDVPQPNEEAIGLAEESGMRAVFETARMYKGIPPKQELKKVFGVSTFELG is encoded by the coding sequence ATGAGTAATTTTACAATTGAAAAAGCTAGTTTAAAAGAAATGGATTTCCTACTAGCCCAAGCTAGAAATGAAGGATGGAACCCGGGGTTATCTGATGCTTCAGCTTTCTATAGCACAGACCCAAATGGCTTTTTTATTGGAAAGCTTGATGGGGAAAAAATCGGCTGTATTTCCTCCGTTGCTTATGACGCCAACTATGGGTTTCTTGGATTCTATATCGTTATTCCGAAATACCGGGGAAAAGGCTACGGCTTGAAGCTTTGGAATCATGCGATTTCTCATCAAGAAACAAGATCGATTGGTTTAGATGGAGTCGTAGCCCAGCAAGATAATTATAAAAAATCGGGATTTAGGTTCTTTTATAATAATATTCGTTATGGTGGAAAAGTTAAAGGATTGGAAAGCAAGGAGCTAATACCCATAAATGAAACCTTTTTTCAAGCTATTATAGATTTTGATGAACCCATTTTTGGAGCTAATAGATCTCATTTTCTAAAGGCTTGGTTTCAAATGCCCAATTCTTGGGGCTATGCCAAAAAAATTTCGGGCAGCCTGACAGGGTATGGGTGGATTCGGAAATGCCATAGCGGCTTTAAGATTGGTCCCCTTTACGCACACGATCAGGAAACCGCAAGAGAGATTTTTCTAGCTCTAGCAGATCGATCTCATAATTCAGAAATTTTTTTAGATGTTCCTCAGCCAAATGAAGAAGCAATCGGTCTTGCAGAAGAATCTGGGATGAGAGCTGTTTTCGAGACAGCTCGAATGTATAAAGGAATCCCCCCAAAGCAAGAATTAAAAAAAGTATTTGGAGTTTCGACATTTGAGCTCGGTTAA
- a CDS encoding YaiI/YqxD family protein: protein MPKYKPNKIWIDADSCPKAIKEIVFKSSQRLKIKIILVANEYQYIPESDLIELIVVHKGFDAADQHIIDQVEIHDIVITQDIPLASEVLKKKAIALNPRGEIYNENNIGTILSLRDIMKEFRDAGTITGGPAAFGPKNIKQFADSLNKLLS, encoded by the coding sequence ATGCCAAAGTATAAGCCCAATAAAATATGGATTGACGCAGATTCCTGCCCAAAGGCCATTAAAGAAATCGTTTTTAAATCAAGCCAGCGTTTGAAAATAAAAATAATACTTGTTGCAAATGAGTATCAATACATTCCCGAAAGCGATCTTATCGAATTGATTGTGGTACACAAAGGTTTTGATGCCGCAGATCAACATATTATTGATCAGGTCGAGATTCATGACATCGTCATCACACAAGATATTCCCCTAGCCTCAGAAGTTTTGAAAAAAAAAGCAATTGCCCTAAACCCTCGTGGCGAAATCTACAATGAAAATAATATAGGCACGATTCTATCGCTGCGCGATATTATGAAAGAGTTTCGTGACGCCGGAACGATTACGGGGGGGCCTGCAGCGTTCGGACCCAAAAATATTAAACAATTTGCCGACTCTCTAAATAAATTGCTTTCGTAA
- a CDS encoding alpha/beta fold hydrolase: MQYILVHGAWQGGWCFEFLAEELIKLGNKVSCLDLPGHGKSPFPLSQATYEIYYHSLEEEIKKFDEVILVAHSMSGILAAPLLDKHSDRISHLFLISAFVAQKGQSLLDVAIAGGPSEIPNLLITDEENQTQSLDLIKAREALFHDCPEELADWAIQRLQANPIAPFITPVNWVDSGKTKEKRTYIVCEDDRDVHPSTQLNILKNYPCLVIPFKSGHFPFLSKPKELAEILNSRDESQRN, encoded by the coding sequence ATGCAGTACATATTAGTTCATGGAGCCTGGCAAGGTGGCTGGTGCTTTGAATTTCTTGCCGAGGAACTTATAAAGCTTGGCAATAAAGTTTCTTGTCTTGACCTTCCGGGTCATGGAAAAAGCCCTTTTCCCCTATCACAAGCCACTTATGAGATTTACTATCACAGCCTCGAAGAAGAGATAAAAAAATTTGATGAGGTCATACTTGTTGCCCACTCCATGTCAGGAATTTTAGCCGCCCCTCTTTTAGATAAACATTCTGATCGTATTTCCCACCTATTTCTCATTTCTGCCTTTGTCGCTCAAAAAGGCCAATCGCTTTTAGATGTAGCCATAGCCGGAGGCCCTTCAGAAATTCCTAACCTCCTAATCACCGATGAAGAAAATCAAACACAAAGCTTGGATCTTATCAAAGCAAGAGAAGCACTTTTTCATGATTGTCCTGAAGAGCTTGCTGATTGGGCTATTCAAAGATTGCAAGCAAATCCCATAGCTCCTTTTATAACGCCTGTAAATTGGGTTGATTCCGGCAAAACTAAAGAAAAAAGAACCTATATTGTTTGCGAAGATGACAGAGATGTGCACCCTTCCACACAACTTAATATTCTTAAAAATTATCCATGCCTCGTCATCCCTTTTAAATCCGGTCATTTTCCCTTTCTTTCCAAACCAAAAGAGCTTGCAGAAATTTTAAATTCTCGGGATGAATCGCAAAGAAATTAA